The genomic DNA TGAAGACACCTTTAATTAGGAGGATCGATGATTACGGTGATGATATTCTAGTCTCTGTCACACGGTATTAACAGCAACTGGCTTCCCCCGGCCCATCACAAAACCTCTTGTACCATCGGGCATTCTCGGTCCTGGTGGCTGCTGCTTTGCTAAAGTAGTCGCCTCACTTGTGCCCAGATTACTTGctgaattattataattagaaTTTCCTCCACGATTGTTGTGATAATGGTATTGACCTCGGCCACGGCCTCTCCCTCGACCCCTTCCCCGTCCTTTTCTCTGCCCACCTTCCTTCTCATTGGCATTCTCCTCTCCCTGTTGAACAACAGCACAAATGTGTATGACAAGGCAGAGTAAGTTTCCATTTCTTGTATTAGCAGCAACCTATGGGAGGAATCATTTTAAGCAGCAATAATGATATCTCAATTTATGCTCCCAGTTATGATGGTTATACCAAGAAACATTTAAGGTCTACCATAACTATCAGCAAGTTGTATACAAGAGACTCTCTTCATGCTATAATGCCATTTCTACTTGACTCGTGTATCAGTTTGCTGTTGTGAATGATCACTTACAGGTTGCATTCAGGAGTATTGATTCCTTTTAGGAGGAATCCACAAGATTAAATTGTATAAATGTTTATTAAAAGATCTCATGTCCACTCAATTCATAATTCACGAACATCAAGGGAAAAGCACTCACTGTTTGCCCAGGCAAGTGACCATCAGGTTGCTCGATGGAATCATCCAATTGTTTCTCACTCGGCTGTTGCTCAGATGCAGGACCATCATCTTCCTCAGCATGTTCTTCTCCTTCGTGGCCCTTCCTACCTCGTGCTTGAGCAGGTTTTGACTGGTAGAAAAGTAGAATGAGCTACATTAATATTGTGGGTTTTTTAGGGAGTTTCAGATCCAAAGTATTTATCAAACAGCATGCTGCTAGAAAAGATTGCTAATACTGTCTCTGAACAATGGCTATTGTTATGAACATACAGACATAGGCAGCCAAGATCAAATacaaatttcttttattaggGTATGGGGAAAGCCGAAATGGTGAGCAAAGGGGACAGAACCACAGTGAAACCAAGACACCAGATACGGAGTTTCAGTCcaaatttttatatcaaagGAGTAAGATTTCTCAGGTCATTCCGTACGTGCCAATCAAGAAGCACTTGGCTGGTTCTCTGTAGATCCCATCATGGACCATCAATATGTGAAATCCAGTTGAAACAGCTGGCACTTTGGAAGTTCAAAAACTTTCATGACTAAATGGGAACAAGTGACAAATGGAAATCCTTAACAATGTGTATCTTTCAATGGacaaaaaattaatacttCCAACACCCAACAAAAGTATAAAGCGGACGATACATACCCCACGCCTAAGCATTAATCGTACCCTGAGGCCACTTCTCCAATTATCCTCGTCATTTAGGTCCTCAACCTGAAAATTTCAATGCATACATCTCACCAAAAATGGAGCGTACTACGCAAATATAAACGATTGAAGAGGAGATAAGAGTGCTTACTGCTTTCTCAGCCAGTTCGACAGAATCATATTCCACAAAAGCATGCAACTACATGAACACAGAGCATTAACATATCAGTCTACTGCAAACATTTGGCACCGGATACGTTTTGCTATTTCTCAGTAAGAAATAGGAAATCAATTGATACTGAGAGTAGAAATGCACGACGTAAATTATCCAATAACTATAACTAGCAAGAAATTATTCATGGTTCAGCTATTAAATTGTTGCATGCTGTATAGACAATGCATAAAACAAGTTGGACAATTCAGATAAGTCTTCCCAAAATTAAGAATTACAAAGAGTgatcatttcaaaatttccatTGGCCTACATGGACATGATAGAATACCATAAACAACTTAAAAGCGAAACAGTGACGAACATACAGAAGAGTATCCAATATATCAACCTCATATTTTCAAGAGCCTAAAAAGGCCACTTCACTCACTTAtccccaaaaataaaaagtcacTTTACAGAATTTCAAAGGCACAAAAATGAAAGCCAGcttttatttgaatgaattcTGCCAAGTTTCTTCACATACTAAAAATGCAATCAGGATCACTCGTATAGAATAGATAAATATTCCAACTAAAATGATGTGTGACCACTGAAGTTGAGCTCAGCAGCCAGAGATGGGCTAAAAAGCATTATCCAAGAAGCATTATCCAGCTCTATTCGTCCTCTAGATAACTGCACTACTTCCCCttgtttcaaaaaaaaaaaaaaaaagaggaaagctATTCACCCAAAAGAGAGAGCCAAGAATTTTCACctcatataaaaatatttaaaaaaaaaaaaaccgtgcAGAGAATGACAAGAAATTTTACACATACTCACAACAGCAGAAAATAGAACATATGACGATACAAGAGAATGGTATGTTATATGGAGACATAAAAGTAAAAGAGAGACAACACTCACATATTCAGTCATCAGGGACATGTAGTTACCTTGTTACTGTAAAGCATTCCATCGCCCTTACCAGACCTGGACGCTGAAGCTCCAGCATTCGATGCCTGGGGCTGACAGGTCCGGATAGCTTTCACACTAGCCACATCGCCATCCAAATTATCATATTTCAGTGACTATCTCTAATATAAACAATAAAATCTGAAAAGCTATGAATTACATCCAGAGTACTGAAGTGGGAAATGATCCCTTACCTCCCAACAGCAGAGAAAATTTTCATCAGGTTTTGGTGGCAGTGATCTTCAGGTAAATTCTCAGCTACGACAACACGTGACTGGACATCAAAATAACAAACATAgaagattttaaaaaagatgTAAGAAAATGGTAATAAACATGCGAGAGCTATTCCAAAGCAGGGAAGATGAATAATCTTGGCACTCATCTTACAAACATAACCAAGAGTAGGAAGCTTTTGTGCTAagtttttctcttattttttgGTAAACTAAAACTATTAAGGTAAGTTGATTTCATAAAACAAATGAGTTCATCATTTATTCATGATCAAACAGACCATTATATTGGTGGACTAACAAAGAAAGAACTGCCATATAAAAAGCTTGCACTACTGTATCAAAGAGTCCATAGTCCTGTAGATAACCTACTTGTAGCTCTTCCATATCAGATTCACTCAAGAGATGCAACCGCCGAACCTTTTTTCCATCTTCACTAACTACCTGTCAAGATGCAGCAATGATCAGAGAAATGGTGCTAAGAAATTAAATCCTGAAGAGTAAGAAGCCACAAAATGCAGTAGTTCAAACATGATCATGACTCACAAGCTTTGATGAGTTACGGAGGACAGAAGCCAGCTGGGAATTGCTACTTATAAGAGCCTTGATCTTCTTGAAAGAGGCAACAATAGAAATTGGCACTGCCATGATGGATAAATCCATTACAATTACAAGATAAATCTCATAAAATAAGAATTAAGTAACTCTAGCTCTTAACAACAGTATTTGGACGAAGATACATAGAAAATATAGTCATGACATGGAATGGatcattaaaaagaaagaaaaataaaatcttaaaCTTTTGATATTAagttaatatttgaaaaaatggaaaaggggCTCACCGTAGCCTTCAGGATCTTTATTGATGAACCTCATTAGGTGATCAGTGGTAGCCAAGTTTAAATCACTGAAATAATATTCCACCTACAATTCGCAATTGTAAAGATCAAAGAACTAAAAAACAAGATAAACAATTACAGCTGAAGATATCAAAGTAACAAAACAACATTGTACACTCCCAGGCGAAAACTCCGACATCTGCTTTGCAGATCCCAATTACTAATACAATGCAACTACACCCCACTTTCCAGAAGCCCACGAACAATATGAACACTCAGAGCAAATTACACACGGCATAACATCAAAATTACACCATTGGAAGGTTCAGTACTGATAATCCATCATCGTTCAGAATATCAGTTCTGTTGCCTACTAGTAGAGCTTAGTACATGATAAAGGGTCGTCCAGCTCAAATTCTGTTTTACACCAGATGAGGCTAACGAGCACTCTATACAGTTTAAATTCGATATGTGCATAACTAAAGTGTTACTGTCGAAGTAAAACCTGATTCAGAATCTTCTGAATAGCTTCATCAGACAGTCCGTTCTTAGACGGGGCACCATGATCGTGCTCGGCCTGAGCTTGATTTTGATGGTGCTGTCTCTGATGGTGGTGGTGATGGTGCTGCTGCTGATTACTATGATTCTGGTGGTGCTGGTGGTGGTGAGGGTTGTGGTACTGAACAGGAGAGTGGTGGGGATGGAACTGGTGCTGATTCACCACGGGGTGCTGAACGGGGACATAGACATGGACCATCCCGGGAGGAGGCGGAGGGGGGACGGCGCCCATCCGCGGCGCCTGGGCCAGATCAGGCCGGGCCTGCTGCGGCGGCGGCGATGGCGGCGGCGGCTGCGGCCGAGGGGAGGGGACG from Punica granatum isolate Tunisia-2019 chromosome 2, ASM765513v2, whole genome shotgun sequence includes the following:
- the LOC116196155 gene encoding la-related protein 6B; translation: MAQEPLSETLDSSDRSRGPSPDSSSSSDPSLSRNSSFSRLNAKAPEFVPSPRPQPPPPSPPPQQARPDLAQAPRMGAVPPPPPPGMVHVYVPVQHPVVNQHQFHPHHSPVQYHNPHHHQHHQNHSNQQQHHHHHHQRQHHQNQAQAEHDHGAPSKNGLSDEAIQKILNQVEYYFSDLNLATTDHLMRFINKDPEGYVPISIVASFKKIKALISSNSQLASVLRNSSKLVVSEDGKKVRRLHLLSESDMEELQSRVVVAENLPEDHCHQNLMKIFSAVGSVKAIRTCQPQASNAGASASRSGKGDGMLYSNKLHAFVEYDSVELAEKAVEDLNDEDNWRSGLRVRLMLRRGSKPAQARGRKGHEGEEHAEEDDGPASEQQPSEKQLDDSIEQPDGHLPGQTGEENANEKEGGQRKGRGRGRGRGRGRGQYHYHNNRGGNSNYNNSASNLGTSEATTLAKQQPPGPRMPDGTRGFVMGRGKPVAVNTV